The DNA region CCGGGCGTTGAAGACAGCTGCACCGAGGGCCACGGCACTGCCCCGCAGTCCGATGTCGAGCGTCGAGCTGTACTCCGGCGCCAGCCGGATGGTGACCGCCTGCTCGGTGGCGTCGATGTGCCACGGCTGCGCGTTACCACCCGACGGCGCGCGGTGGGCGGCCAGCGCAACCGCGTGCGTCGCCGAGCGCGGTGTGGGCGGCGGCTGGACCGACGGTGGATCCTCGGGGCGTGCCGCCGTGGCCGCCGGATCGGTGAGCGTGCTCATCGCAGTGGCCACATCGATCCGGACCCGCCCCGACGTCAGCGGTTCACCGAGACCGATGCGGCGCACGGCCTCGGCGACAGCCGACGCGCCCACCAGCACGTCGCCCACGAGTTGTGGCCAGGTGGCCAAGGACTGGCCGACCTCGACCAACGACGCGGCACCGCGAGGTGACAGGCTCGCAGCATCCAGGATGCGCAGAACGTGCGGGATCTTCTGTCGGCCGTCGAGCGTGGACAGCGTGGCCACGTCGACGTCGCCGAGCAGACCATGGAACAGCGGACGTCCGGACTCCACGTCGAAGCGCTCCACATCGATCAGACCCCGGTCGCTGCTGGCCATCAGCACCGGGATTCCCCGGGTCCGAGCCCCTTGACGCACCAGCGCCTTGACATCGAGCGAGTCGCACTCCTCGACCACGACGTCGAGGCCGTCGAGAAATGCGCCCAGGTTGTCCTCGGTCAGCCCGGCGTCGAGCACCTCGACGTCGAAATACGGGTCCACTTCGGCGATTCTGCGTGCTGCTGTTACCGCCTTGTTCACGCCGAGGTCGAAAACCGTTGCCGGCACCCGGTTCAGATTCGACAACTCGAGGTCGTCATAGTCGGCCAACCGCAGGTGGCCGCACAGGGCCTGCATCGCCAGCGTGTGCGCGATGGCGTGACCGACGCTCAGACCCACCACCCCGACGCGCAGCGAAGAAAGCCGGTGGTGCTCGGCGAGCGTGATCAGGTTGCGGTTGCGGTCGGTTCGCGTGCGCGCATACCCGCGCGGCCCGAGTACCCCGACCAGTGCGCGTCGCCACGGGTAATACGCCCACCGCCGATGCTCACGTGTGAGGTCGTCGTCAGGTGCCGGAAGCAGACCGGCCAATGTTGCCGCTTGTTGGTCGGTACTGTCGAACACCACGATCTGCGGATCGGCGCGCAGGGACGCGATCGTACGCGCATCGTCATCTCGTTGGGGGTCGAGAATGACGGCGCGCGAGGCATTCTCGACATGACCTGGGGGTGGGGGCGAACCGATGTCAGAGTGATCAGACGTCACAGCGCATTATCGCGTAGGGCGGCCGACCCTCCGTAGGTGACCCCCGCGCGCTCCAGATCGCGGACGTCGGCGAGGATCTTGGCGACCTGGCCGGGCTCCGCATGGCGGATCCAGGTCCGGCGGTCCCACCACATCATCTTCGTGCGGTACCGCGGGTCCGGGTAGGGCGTCGCGGGGATGGCTGCGACCACTCCGCCCGATGTCCGCCACTTGTCGAGGACGTGCGGAGCCGATGTCGCCATGCAGAACTGCACGTCCATCACCGCCATCGAGTGCGAGCCACTGCGCGCGAGCGCGCTGGTCACCCCCTTCGAGTTTTGCGGGCGGTCGTCGACGAAAGCCGCTTTCATCTCGAGTACCCCGAACGGCACGCGGTCGTCGATCATCTTGCGGACCGCGGCCAACCCGGGCTGGCCTTCCCATTCGACGACGGCATGGGAGTCCTCGGCACAGGTCAGCGGCCCCTTGGCGCGTACTCCGCCGATCACCCGGCCCGACCTGTCCAGCGCTGCCCAGAACAGGGCGGTGTCATGGCCGTCGCTGATGCTGGCGATGTCGATCGCTCGGCCGACACCGAACTTGTGGTAACTGCGTTCAGCGCCTTCGAGATACTCGAACCACAATTCACGGTCCAGTGCCGGCTGAGACAAGACCAACGTGCATTGCGCGTCGTCGTCCCACCACGAGTGCCGAGAAGGCAGGACGAAAGTGTCGGTCATCGGTTCGGTCAGCGAAATGGTCATCTCTGTTCCCATCGTCGTGCGGGCGCAACACCCAAACGGGTGTTGACGACTGCTGTCATTGCGGATTCGTTATTCGTCGCGAAAGCGACGACACCAGTATGTAGCTGCAGGTATCTGAAATTCCAGCTAGGCATGACAATTTCCCTGACGAGCACTGGCAGTGGGCGTAACTTATGCACAAAGACTTACCGTAGGAAGTCTTTTCGAACACTGAAATCCGGTGAATCCACCGAAAAAAAGTTGCGGCAGTGTTATTCGAGCGAACTGCTTGGCAAAGCGGCCGCGTAATCTTGCACGGGAAATGCAATACAACGGATTTCGTCGCTAACTTGGCGCCGCAGCGCGGCGCAATTGCGTGGTGCCGACAGGTGAACAAGGCACGCCCGCAATGTGACACCGATGTTTCGCGCGGGCGTCGCGACTGCCGCGGCTTCGCTGCGTGAGAAGACTGCAAGCACAGCCGGCCAACGCGACAGTCCCTGCCAGCATCCGGGATCGGTCCCGGCTCACCGTCGAGTGATCGTGTGGCACTGTGAGATCCGCCGGGGTTCGCAGATGCACCGTTATCCCGGTGTGTTCACGTCGCACGGTCGCCACAGTCGAAGGAGACAGCAATGAAGAAGTTCGACGACCTCACCGCACTCGCTGCCGCCGAAGGCACGCAGCTCGGTCCTACCGAATGGCTCGAGATCTCCCAGGATCGAGTCAACCTCTTCGCCGATGCCACCGATGACCACCAATGGATTCACGTCGATCCGCAGCGTGCCGCCGACGGACCGTTCGGCGGAACCATCGCCCACGGTCTACTGACATTGTCGCTGATCCCTCATTTCACCCACCAGCTCTACGCCGTCGACAACGTCGCCATGGCCATCAACTACGGCTACAACAAGGTCCGGTTCATCACCCCGGTCCGGGTCGGCGCCAAACTGCGCGCGCGTGCGGAGATCAGTGCGGTCGCCCAGCTCGACAACGCGGTGCAGGCAACGCTGACCACGACCGTCGAGATCGACGGTTCGGAGAAGCCGGCCGCGGTCGCGGAGTCCATCGTGCGTTTCATCGGCTGATCGGCCACTGGGCCTGCCGCATCATTTTACGAGTGTCAGCGACCATTGACGTATGTCAAAAACGCTCGTAGATTGCGTTGCGGCAGGAGGAGTGTCGGTGAAACTCAAAGACCCCAGCGTTGCGGTCATTGGGGCCGGTATCAGCGGCCTGACTGCGGGCAAGATGCTCAAGGACTACGGCGTCCGGTACACGACCTTCGAGACTTCTGACCGGATCGGAGGCAACTGGGCCTTCGGCAACCCCAACGGGCACAGCAGCGCTTATCGGTCACTGCACATCGACACGTCCAAGGACCGGCTGTCGTTCAAGGATTTTCCGATGCCCGAGCACTACCCGTCGTTCCCGCACCATTCGCAGGTCAAGGCGTATCTCGATGAGTACGCCGCAGCATTCGGGTTGTTGGATCATGTCGAGTTCGGCAATGGGGTGCTGGCTGCGCGGCGCAGCGAGAGCGGGGGTTGGCAGCTCACCGATCAAGCCGGCGCTCAGCGTCAGTTCGACCTGCTGGTCGTCGCCAACGGGCATCACTGGGATCCACGACTGCCCGACTTCCCCGGCTCGTTCTCCAACGAGTCGATGCACTCCCACGACTACATCGATCCATCGACCCCGCTGGACCTGCACGGCAAACGCATCCTGGTGGTGGGAATCGGTAACAGCGCCGCCGACATCACCGTCGAGTTGTCGTCGAAGGCGTTGGGTAACACGGTCACGCTGTCGACCCGCTCGAGCGCATGGATCGTGCCGAAGTACATCGCCGGACGGCCGGGGGACACCTTCTGGCGCACCTGGCCGCACCTTCCGCTGAAATGGCAGCGCAAGGCGGTCCAACTGGTCGCCCCGATGTTGGGAACCGATCCGACGATGTACGGATTGCCGCCGGCCGATCACAAGCTCTTCGAGGCCCACCCGACACAATCGGTGGAGTTGCCGCTGCGCTTGGGTTCCGGCGACGTGATTCCCAAACCCAACGTGGCGCGACTCGACGGTGACACCGTGCATTTCATCGACGGCACCAGCGCAGTCTTCGACGTCATCATCTACGCCACCGGATACAACATCACCTTTCCGTTCTTCGATCCGACGTTCATCAGCGCACCGAACAACCAGATCCGGCTGTACAAGCGCATGTTCACACCGGGCTGTGACGACGTGGTCTTCATCGGGTTCGCGCAATCGGTGCCGACGCTGTTCCCGTTCGTCGAGTGTCAGTCGCGGCTGCTGGCGGCCTACGCCGTCGGTCGGTACGCGTTGCCGTCGGTCGCGGAGATGGAACGGGTCATCGATGCCGATCAGCAACTACACGCCGGTCACTGCACCGATCGTCCGCGTCACACTCAGCAGGTCGATTACTTCATCTACGAACACGACCTGCGTACCCGGGAACTGCCCGCCGGTCTCCGGCGGGCCCGGCAGGGCGCACCGGTACCGCGATGACGCCGGCAGAGATCACGTTCACCAGTGCCGGAGTGAACTGCAGTGGCTGGCACTTCCGGGCCGATGGGGCCGGTGATCGGCGACCGATCGTGGTGATGGCGCACGGCTTCGGCGGCACCAAGGACTCCGGTCTGGCCCCGTTCGCGCAGCACTTCGCCGCATCCGGGGTCGACGTGCTGGCCTTCGATTACCGGGGCTTTGGCGCGTCGGCAGGTCAACCACGCCAGTCGCTTTCAGTGCGCCGGCAGGTCGAGGACTATCACAGCGCGGTCGAGGCAGCCAAGGCGCTCGACGGTGTCGATCCGGGCCGCGTCGCGCTGTGGGGTGCGTCGTTCTCCGGCGGGCACGTACTCACCGTTGCAGCCGCGCGCACCGACATCGCTGCGGTCATGGCGGTGACGCCACTGACCAGCGGTCTGGCTGTCAGCAGGGCGGCCGCGGCATCACGCGACCTGATCACGTCCCTGCGATGGACGGCGGCCGGAATCAGGAGCCGCGTCGCGGTTCGTCGCGGTGGCGCACCGACGCTGATGCCGCTGGTCGCCCCGGTCGGGGAACCGGGCGCGCTGGCCCTCGACGGCGCCTACGAGAGCTACACGTCCATGGCCGGTCCGACGTGGCGCAACGAGATCGATTGCGCGGTAGGGCTGGAAGTCCTACGTGTTCACACCACCGCGGCGGCCAAGAAGCTGCGGTGTCCGTTGCTGGTGCAGATCGCCGACTTCGATCAGTACGTGCCGGCCGGTGCGGTGGCCGCCACCGCGGCCCACGGACGCGCCCAGGTGCACCGGTATCCGTGCGACCACTTCGACGTGTGGCCCGGTCATGGCTGGTTCGACAAGGCCGCGGCCGACCAG from Mycobacterium sp. SMC-4 includes:
- a CDS encoding Rv1355c family protein, producing MTSDHSDIGSPPPPGHVENASRAVILDPQRDDDARTIASLRADPQIVVFDSTDQQAATLAGLLPAPDDDLTREHRRWAYYPWRRALVGVLGPRGYARTRTDRNRNLITLAEHHRLSSLRVGVVGLSVGHAIAHTLAMQALCGHLRLADYDDLELSNLNRVPATVFDLGVNKAVTAARRIAEVDPYFDVEVLDAGLTEDNLGAFLDGLDVVVEECDSLDVKALVRQGARTRGIPVLMASSDRGLIDVERFDVESGRPLFHGLLGDVDVATLSTLDGRQKIPHVLRILDAASLSPRGAASLVEVGQSLATWPQLVGDVLVGASAVAEAVRRIGLGEPLTSGRVRIDVATAMSTLTDPAATAARPEDPPSVQPPPTPRSATHAVALAAHRAPSGGNAQPWHIDATEQAVTIRLAPEYSSTLDIGLRGSAVALGAAVFNARVAAAAHGLLGPVRFAEDHRDPLLAEVALAPGDDAYLAGLYPAVDARETNRHRGTAQMLSEEVAEALRAAAHREGVSVELLSKPSDLQVAGQLLGAADRIRYLTPVLHADMASEMRWPGDQPADSGIDVYSLELPPDELATLDILRRTDVMTVLAQWDAGTVLGSDTGSRIAQCSALAVLTVDDRSLTGYARGGCGAEALWLTAQQLGLAVQPISPAFLYAHDDSELTALSPTFAAELIELRSRFRLMTATPPEHAQVLLLRLTTAPPTSVRSRRRTLDFGSAAVF
- a CDS encoding MaoC family dehydratase, with protein sequence MKKFDDLTALAAAEGTQLGPTEWLEISQDRVNLFADATDDHQWIHVDPQRAADGPFGGTIAHGLLTLSLIPHFTHQLYAVDNVAMAINYGYNKVRFITPVRVGAKLRARAEISAVAQLDNAVQATLTTTVEIDGSEKPAAVAESIVRFIG
- a CDS encoding NAD(P)/FAD-dependent oxidoreductase, producing the protein MLKDYGVRYTTFETSDRIGGNWAFGNPNGHSSAYRSLHIDTSKDRLSFKDFPMPEHYPSFPHHSQVKAYLDEYAAAFGLLDHVEFGNGVLAARRSESGGWQLTDQAGAQRQFDLLVVANGHHWDPRLPDFPGSFSNESMHSHDYIDPSTPLDLHGKRILVVGIGNSAADITVELSSKALGNTVTLSTRSSAWIVPKYIAGRPGDTFWRTWPHLPLKWQRKAVQLVAPMLGTDPTMYGLPPADHKLFEAHPTQSVELPLRLGSGDVIPKPNVARLDGDTVHFIDGTSAVFDVIIYATGYNITFPFFDPTFISAPNNQIRLYKRMFTPGCDDVVFIGFAQSVPTLFPFVECQSRLLAAYAVGRYALPSVAEMERVIDADQQLHAGHCTDRPRHTQQVDYFIYEHDLRTRELPAGLRRARQGAPVPR
- a CDS encoding alpha/beta hydrolase; the encoded protein is MTPAEITFTSAGVNCSGWHFRADGAGDRRPIVVMAHGFGGTKDSGLAPFAQHFAASGVDVLAFDYRGFGASAGQPRQSLSVRRQVEDYHSAVEAAKALDGVDPGRVALWGASFSGGHVLTVAAARTDIAAVMAVTPLTSGLAVSRAAAASRDLITSLRWTAAGIRSRVAVRRGGAPTLMPLVAPVGEPGALALDGAYESYTSMAGPTWRNEIDCAVGLEVLRVHTTAAAKKLRCPLLVQIADFDQYVPAGAVAATAAHGRAQVHRYPCDHFDVWPGHGWFDKAAADQVAFLQRTLLSSASSPGQSK